tcaaaactcccccaaaacaccccaaaactgtcTGAAGACCCCCGGATTTGTGCCCCAGACCCGCAGCTTTGAGGAATTCCTCCGCAGAGCCCAGGATGATGTTGCTCTGGCGGTCGGTGCACAGGAACGCTCCcacccccctgagaccccctgagaccccccaaaatccccccaggacccccaaaactccccagaaccctctgagaccccccaaaacacccccaggacccccaaaaatccctcaagacccccaaaaatccctccaggatcccccagACCCGCAGCTTTCAGGGATCCCTGCACAGATCCCGGGAACTGCTCTGGGTGTTGGAGCTCAGGGAAGGCTCCCACCCCCatgagaccccccaaaatccccctgagaccccccaggaccccccaaaatcctctcagGACcctctgagaccccccaaaacacccccaggacccccacaACTCCCTcaagacccccaaaaatccctccaggatcccccagACCCGCAGCTTTCAGGGATCCCTGCACAGATCCCAAGAACTGCTCCGGGTGTCAGAGCTCAGGGAAGGCTCCcacccccctgagaccccccaggaccccccaaaacacccccaggacccccaaaactcccccaggacccccaaaactcccccaggacccccaaaactcccccaggaacacccaggacccccaaaaatccctcaagacccccaaaattcctccccaaaCCCGCAGCTTTCAGGGATCCCTGCACAGATTCCCTGGGTGTCAGAGCTCAGGGAAGGCTCCCaccccctccaggacccccaaaccccccctgagaccccccaaaacacccctgagacccccaaaactcccccaggaccaccccaggacccccaaaaccccctcaagacccccaaaattcccccaaaacccacagctTTCAGGGATCCCTGCACAGATCCCCTGGGTGTTGGAGCGCAGGGAAGGCTCCCaccccctccaggacccccaaacaccccctgagaccccccaaaacacccccaggacccccaaaaatccctccaggaccaccccaggaccccccaaaatccctcaagacccccaaaaatccctccaggaccccccagacccgCAGCTTTCAGGGATCCCTGCACAGATCCCGGGAACTGCTCTGGGTGTTGGAGCTCAGGGAAGGCTCCcacccccctgagaccccctgagaccccccaaaactcccccaaaacaccccaaaactgtcTCAAGACCCCCGGATTTGTCCCCCAGACCCGCAGCTTTGAAGAATTCCTGCGCAGAGCCGAGGATGACGTTGCTCTGGCGGTCGGTGCACAGGAACGCTCCcacccccctgagaccccccaaaacacccccaggacccccaaaactcccccaggaccaccccaggacccccaaaaatccctcaagacccccaaaattccccccagaCCCGCAGCTTTCAGGGATCCCTGCACAGATCCCAGGAACTGCTCCGGGTGTTGGAGCTCAGGGAAGGCTCCCAcccacctgagacccccagagacccccagagaccccccaaaacacccccaggacccccaaaaatccctccaggatcccccagACCCGCAGCTTTCAGGGATCAATGCACAGATTCCCTGGGTGTCAGAGCTCAGGGAAGGCTCCcacccccctgagaccccctgagaccccccaaaacacccctgagacccccaaaactcccccaggaccctctgagaccccccaaaacacccccaggacccccaaaaatccctcaagacccccaaaaatccctccaggatcccccagACCCGCAGTTTTCAGGGATCCCTGCACAGATTCCCTGGGTGTCAGAGCTCAGGGAAGGCTCCcacccccctgagaccccctgagaccccccaaaacacccctgagacccccaaaacacccccaggacaaccccaggacccccaaaactgtcTCAAGACCCCCGGATTTGTCCCCCAGACCCGCAGCTTTGAGGAATTCCTGCGCAGAGCCGAGGATGACGTTGCTCTGGCGGTCGGTGCACAGGAACGCTCCcacccccctgagaccccctgagacccccccaaaacaccccaggacccccaaaacccccccaggaccaccccaggacccccaaaaatccctcaagacCCTCAAAATTCCTCCCCAGACCCGCAGTTTTCAGGGATCAATGCACAGATCCCAGGAACTGCTCCGGGTGTTGGAGCTCAGGGAACGCTCCCAACCCcgagaccccctgagaccccccaaaactcccccaggacccccaaaactcccccaggacccccaaaacacccccaggacccccaaaacacccccaggaccaccccaggacccccaaaaatctctcaagaccccaaaattccccccaaacccgCAGCTTTCAGGGATCCCTGCACAGATCCCAGGAACTGCTCTGGGTGTTGGAGCTCAGGGAAGGCTCCCaccccctccaggacccccaaaccccccctgagaccccccaaaaccccccaaaacaccccaaaactgtcTCAAGACCCCCGGATTTGTGCCCCAGACCCGCAGCTTTGAGGAATTCCTGCGCAGAGCCCAGGATGACGTTGCTCTGGCGGTCGGTGCACAGGAACGCTCCCACCAGGGTTCTCCCGTCCGACATTCGGATCCGGAGGCTCCGGTTCAGCAGCGACTCCAGGCGCTGCCGCCcccgggggggctccgggacccccggcccggcctccatttggggagggggagttGGGGTTAGGGACCCCCGAGGATGATGAGGGGGATCCCCGGGTTTGGCTCGGGGTGAAATGTTTTGGGTGGGGGGTGGATGGAGTGAAGGGTGGGAGCCCCAAAACTCTGAAAATCCC
This portion of the Poecile atricapillus isolate bPoeAtr1 chromosome 36 unlocalized genomic scaffold, bPoeAtr1.hap1 SUPER_36_unloc_3, whole genome shotgun sequence genome encodes:
- the NAA38 gene encoding N-alpha-acetyltransferase 38, NatC auxiliary subunit, with the protein product MADPPEEAGGAPAVSAGPGVPEPPRGRQRLESLLNRSLRIRMSDGRTLVGAFLCTDRQSNVILGSAQEFLKAAGLGHKSGGLET